One window from the genome of Methyloradius palustris encodes:
- the pqqD gene encoding pyrroloquinoline quinone biosynthesis peptide chaperone PqqD: MTTSVNHADIYKLARHYRFQWEEAQQCYVLLFPEGMIKLNGGAGEVIKRVDGNKTVGDVVQELETAFPDVPDIQKDILAMFDLAVEKAWLEKTD; the protein is encoded by the coding sequence GTGACTACCTCCGTCAACCACGCTGATATTTATAAACTCGCTCGCCACTATCGTTTTCAGTGGGAAGAAGCGCAGCAATGCTATGTGCTACTTTTTCCTGAAGGCATGATCAAACTCAACGGCGGGGCAGGTGAGGTGATTAAACGCGTCGATGGTAACAAAACCGTGGGCGATGTTGTCCAAGAATTAGAAACTGCATTCCCAGATGTACCTGATATACAAAAAGACATTTTGGCGATGTTTGATCTGGCGGTAGAAAAAGCATGGCTAGAAAAGACCGATTAG
- a CDS encoding putative bifunctional diguanylate cyclase/phosphodiesterase, with protein sequence MLADNNNQKNGLAEYGLLAAAKDSATINNAELTAEIVKNLYSSNLKTAFVNMLFVQLILACILINFESQVVDQKSIVIASTAIFATYIGRYLLAIAYHTTAARNEITDYTPWLKRYRIAATSCGISWGIIGLLLFAPHDIAHQTFLVMSIAGVIAGASVSFAYDDVTLRRFVYSIILLTVPNFLLAKGISFQMGALLMLFLLYVSVSGSRLTRMIGDNIRLKIVADKSRESIAALAQKQKLHLEQTPMGVIEFDTEFRFTSWNPAAEKIFGYSAAEAIHQHAKLIIPNVAIEQVNEVMNSLISDSGGERSRNLNIRKDGTLIECEWFNTTLRDSQNNPIGIASIVQDITDHVKAQEEIQRLAFFDALTNLPNRRLMTDRLNQALVSSKRTGAYGAAMFIDLDDFKTLNDTKGHGVGDLLLQEVSGRLQNALRENDSVARIGGDEFVIMIEDLSDDYQKAVEASHNIAHKLIKCVNQPFNLGQYNHYNSCSLGVTLFRGQDVTVDDILQQADTAMYEAKKAGRNNFKFFNTSIKPELDLRASLKNDLFVALEKNQLMLFFQAQVNHNYQIKGAEILLRWQHPEHGMVSPAEFIPIAESSGLIIQIGNWVLRQACQQLKEWEQFPIQSELKLSVNVSALQFSEPGFTKQVETAIKESGCNPKLLVLELTESLVLQNIDDIVSKMQRLKQIGVSLSLDDFGVGYSSLSVLKRLPLDELKIDRSFVLDALERHDNAVIVETIIAMGKSLELEVIAEGVETIEQLRFLQQIGCRAYQGYMFCKPMDIATFENKLSDHSIADWLMQETSLG encoded by the coding sequence ATGCTGGCAGATAATAACAATCAAAAAAATGGACTTGCTGAATATGGTCTGCTTGCAGCAGCAAAAGACTCAGCAACAATCAATAATGCTGAACTCACAGCAGAAATAGTCAAAAACCTATATTCCAGCAATCTTAAGACAGCATTCGTCAACATGCTGTTTGTGCAATTGATACTCGCCTGCATTCTGATCAATTTTGAATCTCAAGTCGTTGATCAAAAAAGTATTGTGATTGCCAGTACAGCTATTTTTGCCACTTATATTGGGCGTTATCTGCTGGCCATTGCCTATCATACGACCGCAGCCAGAAACGAAATCACAGACTATACCCCCTGGTTAAAACGCTATCGTATTGCTGCCACCAGTTGCGGCATCTCTTGGGGCATTATCGGCTTACTACTATTTGCACCACATGATATTGCACACCAAACCTTTCTCGTCATGTCCATCGCTGGTGTCATTGCTGGCGCCTCAGTTTCTTTTGCTTATGATGATGTCACTTTAAGAAGGTTTGTTTACAGCATCATTTTGCTAACCGTGCCTAATTTCTTGCTGGCAAAGGGCATTTCCTTCCAGATGGGCGCCCTCCTCATGCTGTTCCTGCTGTATGTTTCGGTCTCAGGCAGCCGATTGACCAGGATGATAGGCGATAATATCCGACTGAAAATTGTGGCAGACAAAAGCCGAGAATCGATCGCGGCTCTGGCACAAAAACAAAAGCTGCACCTCGAACAGACGCCCATGGGGGTCATCGAGTTCGATACAGAATTCAGATTTACCTCTTGGAATCCTGCTGCAGAAAAAATATTTGGCTATAGTGCTGCCGAAGCCATTCATCAGCATGCCAAGTTGATTATTCCCAACGTAGCCATAGAACAAGTGAATGAGGTCATGAACTCTTTGATTTCAGATTCTGGTGGCGAACGCTCGCGCAATCTCAACATCCGGAAAGATGGCACTTTGATTGAATGCGAATGGTTTAATACTACACTGCGTGATAGCCAGAATAATCCAATTGGTATTGCCTCAATCGTTCAGGACATTACGGATCATGTAAAAGCACAGGAAGAGATTCAACGCCTGGCTTTCTTTGATGCACTGACCAACCTGCCTAATCGCCGCCTGATGACAGATAGACTCAACCAAGCGCTGGTGAGTAGCAAGCGAACTGGGGCCTATGGTGCCGCCATGTTTATTGATCTGGATGATTTCAAAACACTCAATGACACTAAGGGGCATGGCGTAGGTGATTTATTGCTACAAGAGGTTTCAGGACGATTGCAAAATGCATTGCGGGAAAACGACAGCGTTGCGCGCATAGGTGGTGATGAGTTCGTCATCATGATTGAAGACCTCAGTGACGATTATCAGAAAGCCGTTGAAGCAAGCCACAATATTGCGCATAAGCTCATTAAATGCGTCAACCAGCCCTTTAACCTTGGGCAATACAATCATTACAACTCCTGTAGCTTGGGTGTGACCTTGTTTCGAGGCCAGGATGTTACTGTCGATGACATCCTGCAACAGGCGGATACCGCCATGTATGAGGCTAAAAAAGCGGGCAGGAACAACTTCAAGTTTTTCAATACCAGTATCAAACCAGAGCTGGATTTAAGAGCAAGCCTTAAAAATGACCTGTTTGTGGCGCTTGAAAAAAACCAGTTGATGCTCTTTTTTCAGGCGCAAGTGAATCACAATTATCAAATTAAAGGCGCTGAAATATTACTGCGCTGGCAACACCCCGAGCATGGCATGGTGTCACCTGCTGAATTTATCCCAATTGCAGAGTCTTCAGGCCTGATTATTCAAATAGGCAATTGGGTGCTTAGGCAGGCATGCCAGCAACTCAAAGAATGGGAGCAGTTCCCAATTCAATCGGAGCTTAAGCTTTCAGTAAACGTAAGTGCCCTGCAATTTAGTGAGCCAGGCTTTACAAAACAGGTTGAAACGGCCATTAAAGAGAGTGGCTGCAATCCAAAATTGCTCGTTCTTGAATTGACAGAAAGTTTGGTGCTACAGAATATTGACGACATTGTCAGCAAGATGCAGCGATTAAAACAGATTGGCGTATCGCTCTCACTGGACGACTTTGGCGTAGGTTATTCGTCACTTTCAGTATTAAAACGCCTCCCGCTAGATGAACTGAAAATTGATAGAAGCTTTGTATTAGATGCGCTGGAAAGACACGATAATGCAGTGATTGTTGAGACGATTATTGCCATGGGTAAAAGCTTGGAGCTTGAAGTGATTGCAGAAGGCGTTGAGACGATTGAGCAACTTAGATTTCTGCAGCAAATCGGCTGTAGAGCTTATCAAGGTTATATGTTCTGTAAACCGATGGATATTGCCACTTTCGAAAACAAACTTTCAGATCACAGCATTGCAGATTGGTTAATGCAAGAAACCAGCTTGGGATGA
- the pqqB gene encoding pyrroloquinoline quinone biosynthesis protein PqqB, whose translation MHIHVLGSAAGGGFPQWNCNCFNCDGLRKGTIKATKRTQSSICVSGDGVNWVLFNTSPDVLQQIQDFAPLQPGRAIRDSGIVGIVLIDAQIDHTTGLLMLREGQVKREIYCTDMVYQDLTTGNPLLNILGHYCGINRHDVPLDGTTSFEVPGAANLRFTAVALKSAAPPYSPHRNNPHPGDTIGVLIEDTKTGKKAWYSPGLGEIEPHLPPFFEQADCIMVDGTFWTNTEMIDMGLMTKKARDIGHNPQSGEAGMMEVLSAYPKARKVLIHINNTNPILREDSAERAELTRHGIEVAYDGMDIIL comes from the coding sequence ATGCATATTCATGTTCTGGGTTCAGCAGCAGGTGGCGGTTTTCCACAATGGAACTGCAACTGTTTTAATTGTGATGGCCTGCGTAAAGGCACTATCAAAGCCACCAAGCGCACGCAGTCTTCCATCTGCGTGAGTGGTGATGGAGTTAACTGGGTATTGTTCAATACTTCGCCTGATGTACTCCAACAGATACAGGATTTCGCTCCCTTGCAGCCTGGCCGTGCCATCCGCGATAGCGGCATTGTCGGCATTGTGCTGATTGATGCGCAGATTGACCACACGACTGGCTTGCTGATGCTGCGTGAAGGCCAAGTGAAACGTGAGATTTACTGCACTGATATGGTGTACCAAGACCTGACCACTGGTAATCCACTACTGAATATTCTCGGGCATTACTGCGGTATCAATCGCCATGATGTGCCGCTCGATGGCACCACGTCATTTGAAGTGCCGGGTGCTGCTAATTTGCGCTTTACAGCCGTTGCGCTGAAGAGCGCTGCGCCACCATATTCCCCACACCGCAATAACCCGCACCCTGGCGATACCATCGGTGTGCTGATTGAAGATACTAAGACTGGCAAAAAAGCCTGGTATTCCCCAGGCCTAGGTGAGATAGAGCCACATTTGCCGCCATTCTTTGAGCAGGCTGACTGCATCATGGTCGATGGCACGTTCTGGACCAACACTGAAATGATTGATATGGGCCTGATGACGAAAAAAGCCCGCGATATTGGCCACAATCCACAATCGGGTGAAGCTGGCATGATGGAAGTGCTGTCAGCGTATCCAAAAGCACGTAAGGTGCTGATACACATTAACAATACCAACCCGATTTTAAGGGAAGATTCTGCCGAAAGAGCCGAACTGACCCGCCATGGTATCGAAGTTGCCTACGATGGCATGGATATTATCCTCTAG
- the pqqC gene encoding pyrroloquinoline-quinone synthase PqqC has translation MNAVTNTDLPWTREEFEEKLREKGKGYHIYHPFHVMMYEGKLTKEQLQSWVANRFYYQIGIPQKDAAILSNCPDKEVRKEWIVRITDHDGDGVNEGGIEAWIKLGQAVGLTREDVTSLKLVSPGVRFAVDAYINFARQRPWQESVCSSLTELFAPHIHQQRISSWPTMYPWIKEEGLVYFKKRLTEARRDVEQGLGVTLDYFSTSRAMQERALEILQFKLDVLWVIADSIMLASTTIKVEDRDYLRQPR, from the coding sequence ATGAATGCAGTCACTAATACAGATCTACCCTGGACTCGCGAGGAGTTTGAAGAAAAGCTGCGCGAAAAGGGTAAGGGCTACCATATCTACCATCCTTTCCATGTGATGATGTATGAAGGCAAGCTGACTAAAGAGCAGTTGCAATCATGGGTGGCCAACCGTTTTTACTACCAGATTGGTATTCCGCAAAAAGATGCCGCCATCCTTTCTAACTGCCCAGATAAAGAAGTGCGCAAGGAGTGGATTGTTCGCATTACCGACCACGATGGCGATGGTGTAAACGAAGGCGGTATTGAAGCTTGGATCAAGCTAGGGCAGGCGGTAGGCTTAACTCGTGAGGATGTGACTTCACTTAAATTAGTGAGCCCAGGCGTGCGTTTTGCGGTAGATGCCTATATTAACTTTGCACGCCAACGACCATGGCAAGAATCTGTTTGCTCGTCTCTCACTGAACTGTTTGCGCCGCATATCCATCAACAGCGCATCAGTTCCTGGCCGACGATGTATCCCTGGATCAAGGAAGAAGGTTTGGTCTACTTCAAAAAACGCCTGACCGAAGCCCGCCGTGATGTAGAGCAAGGCTTGGGCGTAACCCTGGACTATTTCAGTACCTCACGTGCAATGCAAGAAAGAGCGCTAGAGATTCTGCAATTTAAGCTTGATGTACTTTGGGTGATCGCAGATTCGATCATGCTTGCCTCAACAACAATAAAGGTTGAAGACCGTGACTACCTCCGTCAACCACGCTGA
- the pqqA gene encoding pyrroloquinoline quinone precursor peptide PqqA, translating to MWTKPEVTEMRFGFEVTMYVCNR from the coding sequence ATGTGGACCAAACCAGAAGTTACAGAAATGCGTTTCGGCTTTGAAGTTACAATGTACGTTTGCAATCGTTAA
- the fdxA gene encoding ferredoxin FdxA, producing the protein MTYVVTENCIQCKYTDCVDVCPVDCFVEGPNFLAINPDECIDCTLCVAECPAEAIYAEDDVPADQQEYIALNARFAELWPAITTRKTPLPDADANNGAKGKRALLAE; encoded by the coding sequence ATGACTTATGTTGTGACTGAAAACTGCATCCAATGCAAATACACAGATTGTGTGGATGTATGCCCGGTCGACTGCTTTGTTGAAGGCCCTAACTTCCTCGCCATCAATCCTGATGAGTGCATTGATTGCACCTTGTGCGTGGCAGAATGCCCAGCTGAAGCTATTTACGCCGAAGATGATGTACCAGCAGACCAGCAGGAATACATTGCCCTAAATGCCCGCTTTGCTGAGTTATGGCCTGCGATTACAACAAGAAAGACACCTCTGCCAGATGCTGATGCCAATAATGGCGCTAAAGGTAAACGCGCTTTACTAGCAGAGTAA
- the hisC gene encoding histidinol-phosphate transaminase: MSELAPSYIRSIAAYQPGKPIADLAREMDLQPEQIVKLASNENPLGVGPKAEAAMHAALTDIARYPDGNSFILRDAVCAKFNVKPDQLIFGNGSNDILELAARAFLTAGDEAIYAQHAFAVYALVTQAVGAKGVVIPAKEYGHDLPAMLAAITAKTRIIFVANPNNPTGTLLPKDELFAFLKAVPSNILVVLDEAYDEYLSDTYKSEAIKWLAEFDNLIISRSFSKAYGLAGLRIGFGVTSTDIADIINRVRQPFNVNSVAQAAAAASLEDDEFVERTRALNQAGMLQITRGLTQLDLDYIPSFGNFVSFRVANTKEVYQKLLQSGVIVRPIAAYEMPEYLRVSIGLYSENEKFLQALKAILSS, encoded by the coding sequence TTGTCAGAATTAGCACCATCGTATATCCGTTCAATTGCGGCTTATCAACCTGGTAAGCCGATTGCTGACTTGGCTCGTGAAATGGACTTGCAGCCCGAGCAGATTGTGAAACTCGCATCGAATGAAAACCCGCTAGGTGTTGGACCGAAAGCAGAGGCTGCGATGCATGCCGCATTGACAGATATTGCGCGCTATCCAGACGGTAATAGCTTTATTCTCCGCGATGCCGTCTGCGCGAAATTTAATGTAAAGCCCGATCAACTAATATTTGGTAATGGCTCAAATGACATTCTTGAGCTTGCTGCCCGTGCATTTTTAACAGCAGGGGATGAGGCAATTTATGCGCAACATGCCTTTGCTGTATATGCCTTGGTTACACAGGCAGTAGGTGCAAAAGGGGTGGTGATTCCAGCTAAAGAATATGGCCATGACTTGCCCGCTATGCTTGCAGCAATCACAGCAAAAACACGCATTATTTTTGTGGCGAATCCAAATAACCCGACAGGTACGCTGTTGCCTAAAGATGAGCTGTTCGCGTTTTTAAAGGCTGTGCCGAGCAATATTTTAGTTGTTCTGGATGAAGCTTATGATGAGTATCTATCTGATACGTACAAGTCTGAAGCGATTAAATGGCTAGCAGAATTCGATAACCTGATTATTTCACGCTCATTCTCCAAAGCCTATGGCTTGGCAGGTTTGCGTATAGGTTTTGGCGTTACATCTACCGATATAGCAGACATCATCAATCGCGTCAGACAGCCATTCAATGTGAACAGCGTCGCGCAAGCTGCTGCAGCGGCTTCATTAGAGGATGATGAGTTCGTTGAGCGTACCAGAGCGCTTAATCAGGCAGGCATGCTGCAAATCACTCGAGGTCTCACGCAACTTGACTTAGATTACATTCCGTCATTCGGTAATTTCGTTAGTTTTCGAGTGGCTAATACAAAAGAGGTGTATCAAAAGCTGCTGCAGAGCGGCGTGATTGTTCGCCCGATTGCTGCATATGAGATGCCAGAGTACCTGCGGGTGAGTATTGGGCTTTATTCTGAAAATGAAAAGTTCTTACAGGCGCTTAAAGCAATTCTATCTAGCTAA
- a CDS encoding multidrug effflux MFS transporter, protein MHKHSPLLLSMVLAALAALAPFAIDTYLPAFHVMAQSLNGTNLQLQQSLTAYLLPYALMTLWHGPISDSIGRITTIRWGLGLFALASIGCAFASNVETLWFFRALQGISGGAGNVVARAMVRDLFEGVAAQRVMAQVQMLFGLAPAIAPMIGGLLLGIHWQAIFIFLFLYASVTLFSAHKLLPETVPVEKRQPLSATRVFSNYRQLFADMEFVKLVVTVGANFSGFFLYVLAAPVFLIDHLGLNEHQFGYMFIPTVCGMVLGSYLARQTAGKFSTYKIIRFAYCWMAAAIMLNIFICWQLPSSPFWNILPIALYNVGMALTTPILSIAALDRLPKLRGTASSGQAFVQMVLSTVSAGLLIPLIWFSPLGLAFGMAGYCLLAILCVSKTKVWKTAQ, encoded by the coding sequence ATGCATAAACACTCTCCGCTGTTGTTATCGATGGTGCTCGCCGCTCTTGCCGCGCTTGCGCCGTTTGCCATCGATACCTATTTGCCTGCGTTTCATGTGATGGCGCAAAGCCTGAATGGTACGAATCTTCAATTACAACAGAGCCTGACCGCTTATTTGTTGCCTTATGCGTTGATGACCTTATGGCATGGGCCTATCTCTGACTCAATTGGCCGCATCACCACCATCCGCTGGGGATTGGGGTTGTTTGCTTTAGCTTCCATTGGCTGCGCTTTTGCGTCCAATGTAGAAACGCTCTGGTTCTTCCGTGCGCTGCAGGGCATATCAGGCGGGGCAGGTAATGTGGTGGCAAGAGCAATGGTGCGTGACCTATTTGAAGGCGTTGCGGCGCAGCGTGTGATGGCGCAAGTGCAGATGTTGTTCGGCCTTGCACCTGCTATTGCGCCTATGATTGGTGGCTTACTACTCGGCATACATTGGCAGGCGATTTTTATCTTTTTATTCCTGTATGCCAGCGTGACACTATTTTCAGCGCATAAGCTCTTACCTGAAACAGTCCCTGTTGAAAAACGCCAGCCACTGTCTGCGACTAGAGTCTTTAGCAACTATCGTCAGTTATTCGCAGACATGGAGTTTGTAAAGCTGGTTGTGACTGTGGGCGCCAATTTCTCTGGCTTCTTTCTGTACGTGCTTGCCGCCCCCGTTTTCCTGATTGACCATCTTGGGCTTAACGAGCATCAGTTTGGTTATATGTTCATTCCAACCGTATGCGGCATGGTATTGGGTTCTTATCTGGCCAGGCAAACCGCTGGTAAATTTTCAACCTATAAAATTATCAGGTTTGCATACTGCTGGATGGCGGCTGCAATAATGCTGAATATATTCATATGCTGGCAATTACCTTCGAGTCCATTCTGGAATATTTTACCCATCGCGCTTTATAACGTTGGCATGGCTTTAACCACCCCCATACTCTCAATTGCTGCATTAGACAGATTACCCAAGCTAAGGGGCACAGCTTCTTCTGGGCAGGCATTCGTGCAAATGGTGCTTTCTACGGTATCTGCTGGTTTACTGATTCCGCTGATTTGGTTCAGTCCATTAGGCTTGGCATTTGGTATGGCTGGCTACTGCTTGCTGGCTATCTTGTGCGTCAGTAAAACCAAAGTGTGGAAAACTGCTCAATAA
- a CDS encoding OmpP1/FadL family transporter has product MKNSAIIRFVIFSCWLLTSQAYAAGYGLIEQSASAGGNAYAGGAASAEDASTVYQNPAGMTYLPDNQLVIGAHAILPSASFNNNGSTTAFGAGTTGNNGGDAGDLTFIPNFYLTNAITPDIRIGLGINVPFGLKTEYDSDWVGRYQAIKSELKTTNINPSVAFKANDQLSLGFGILAMRAEASLSSAVDFGTLCTGLGLGCGTPQSRDGVASIHGDGWGIGWNTGAIWQINNATRLGLAYRSQVHLTLDGNIGFSNVPSALATSFPNGNISAKLTTPDSLSASLFHQLNEEWDLLADITWVGWKKFKNLTVVRDSGSIAADTAENWSNTIRLAFGANYHYNQHLKLRTGIAYDESPVSDTYRTPRIPDNDRYWLSAGANYKLSDDNSIDIAYSHVFVKETTLNKTNDASVSALKDTLRGAYDNQVDVFSLQFVHSF; this is encoded by the coding sequence ATGAAAAATAGCGCAATCATACGGTTCGTCATATTTTCATGTTGGCTGCTGACTAGCCAAGCTTATGCTGCTGGTTATGGCTTAATAGAGCAAAGTGCTAGCGCTGGTGGCAATGCTTATGCAGGTGGCGCGGCAAGCGCTGAAGATGCCAGCACGGTATATCAGAACCCAGCTGGCATGACGTATCTACCTGATAACCAGCTAGTGATTGGGGCGCATGCTATCTTGCCTTCTGCTAGCTTTAACAACAATGGCTCAACTACTGCATTTGGTGCTGGCACGACTGGCAATAATGGCGGTGATGCTGGCGACCTCACGTTCATTCCCAACTTCTACCTGACTAATGCAATCACACCAGATATTCGTATAGGTTTGGGGATTAACGTACCCTTCGGGCTTAAAACTGAATATGACAGTGATTGGGTGGGTCGTTACCAAGCCATTAAATCAGAACTCAAAACCACCAACATCAATCCCTCTGTTGCATTCAAGGCTAATGATCAGCTGTCTTTAGGCTTTGGCATTTTAGCCATGCGTGCAGAGGCTAGCCTGAGTAGCGCAGTTGATTTTGGTACACTATGCACTGGTTTAGGACTAGGCTGCGGCACACCACAAAGCAGGGATGGCGTCGCGAGCATTCATGGTGATGGCTGGGGAATTGGCTGGAATACAGGCGCAATCTGGCAGATAAACAACGCAACAAGGTTGGGTCTAGCCTACCGCTCTCAAGTCCATTTGACTTTAGATGGCAATATAGGCTTCAGTAATGTGCCTAGCGCATTGGCAACAAGTTTCCCTAATGGCAATATCAGCGCAAAACTCACCACGCCAGATAGCTTATCCGCCTCACTATTCCATCAACTCAATGAAGAATGGGATCTGCTCGCTGACATCACTTGGGTAGGCTGGAAGAAGTTTAAAAATCTCACCGTAGTGCGCGATTCTGGCAGCATAGCTGCGGATACTGCAGAGAATTGGAGTAACACAATCAGGCTCGCATTCGGGGCTAATTACCATTACAACCAGCACCTAAAATTACGCACTGGCATTGCTTATGATGAAAGCCCAGTTAGTGATACCTACCGCACGCCACGTATTCCTGATAATGACCGCTATTGGCTATCTGCAGGCGCCAATTACAAATTAAGTGACGACAACAGCATTGATATAGCTTACAGCCATGTTTTTGTGAAAGAGACTACCCTCAATAAAACCAACGATGCTAGCGTTAGTGCGCTTAAAGATACATTACGTGGCGCATACGATAACCAGGTGGATGTGTTTAGCCTGCAATTTGTACATAGTTTTTAG
- the pqqE gene encoding pyrroloquinoline quinone biosynthesis protein PqqE, with the protein MTQASLGESVVQKVVHAQNNGVDASKTHTQPLWLLAEVTYRCPLHCAFCYNPTDYDKHTKNELTTEQWIDALRDARKLGALQLGISGGEPLLRDDIEDIVIEARKLGYYSNLITSGVGLTEKRITAFKEGGLDHIQLSMHDITEEINNFITNTKTFELKKKVAAMIKNHGYPMVLNVVIHRYNIGHIKEILEMAEALGADYVELANTQYYGWSLINRNQLMPTKEQIDHAEAVTNEFRAKVGKKMQIFFVVPDYFSDRPKKCMNGWGEVFMIVTANGDVLPCHSARVLPNMQFPNVKERGLEWAWKDSPAFNKYRGDDWMKSPCRTCPEKEKDLGGCRCQAFMLTGDAESADPVCSLSPNHHIIEKAIEDSKNPQLQAQPIVFRTDKNSKKFVNDELPELIKEFHALP; encoded by the coding sequence ATGACACAAGCATCGTTAGGTGAATCAGTCGTACAAAAGGTAGTACATGCCCAGAACAATGGGGTGGACGCATCCAAGACCCATACCCAACCGCTCTGGCTGCTGGCAGAGGTGACCTATCGCTGCCCGTTGCATTGTGCTTTTTGCTATAACCCGACCGATTACGATAAACATACTAAAAATGAGCTGACCACTGAGCAATGGATAGATGCCTTGCGCGATGCACGCAAGCTGGGTGCTTTGCAGCTTGGAATTTCAGGTGGTGAGCCTTTGTTGCGCGATGATATTGAAGACATCGTCATTGAAGCACGCAAACTGGGTTACTACAGCAACCTGATTACTTCAGGTGTTGGCCTGACCGAAAAACGTATTACTGCATTTAAAGAAGGTGGGCTTGATCACATTCAGCTCTCCATGCATGACATCACTGAAGAAATTAATAACTTCATCACCAATACCAAAACGTTTGAGCTCAAGAAAAAAGTCGCCGCCATGATCAAGAATCATGGCTACCCGATGGTGTTGAACGTTGTGATTCACCGGTACAACATCGGCCATATTAAAGAAATCCTGGAAATGGCTGAAGCCCTGGGTGCGGATTATGTAGAGTTGGCGAATACCCAGTACTACGGCTGGTCATTGATTAACCGTAATCAGTTGATGCCGACTAAAGAACAGATAGACCATGCAGAAGCTGTGACCAATGAGTTTCGCGCTAAAGTCGGCAAGAAGATGCAGATTTTCTTTGTCGTGCCAGATTACTTTTCTGACCGTCCTAAAAAGTGCATGAATGGCTGGGGCGAAGTGTTCATGATTGTGACCGCCAATGGTGACGTATTGCCTTGCCACTCGGCGCGCGTACTGCCGAACATGCAGTTCCCCAACGTTAAAGAGCGCGGCCTTGAATGGGCATGGAAAGACTCTCCTGCTTTCAACAAGTACCGTGGTGACGATTGGATGAAATCACCATGCCGCACCTGTCCTGAAAAAGAAAAGGATTTGGGCGGCTGTCGTTGCCAGGCATTCATGCTAACTGGCGATGCTGAAAGCGCTGACCCAGTATGTAGCCTTTCGCCTAACCACCACATTATTGAAAAAGCGATTGAGGATTCAAAAAACCCTCAATTGCAGGCGCAGCCTATCGTGTTTCGTACTGATAAAAACTCTAAAAAGTTCGTCAATGACGAGTTGCCTGAACTCATTAAGGAGTTTCATGCATTGCCTTAA